A part of Denitratisoma oestradiolicum genomic DNA contains:
- a CDS encoding enoyl-CoA hydratase-related protein, which translates to MHILTSIKAGVGIIEFNRPEQRNALNGPMYAAMADFLEAATVDPSVRVVVFTGQPGIFCAGNDLTEFTSAPAPGVVPPTSRFLDLVETFGKPLVAAVTGTAVGIGVTLQLHCDLVYVAEDAKLSMPFTRLGLVPELASSLLLPQRIGHVRAARLLLLGETYSGREAVDWGLANAALPAAAVRDAALDAARRLAALPPGAIRDTRALMRRAHAAAIHDALAAEADVFMSRLGGPEVKEAVAAFFEKRAADFSRFS; encoded by the coding sequence ATGCACATTCTGACCAGCATCAAGGCCGGCGTCGGCATCATCGAGTTCAATCGTCCCGAACAGCGCAACGCCCTCAACGGGCCCATGTATGCCGCCATGGCCGATTTCCTGGAGGCCGCCACGGTGGACCCGTCCGTACGGGTGGTGGTGTTTACCGGCCAGCCCGGCATTTTCTGCGCAGGCAACGACTTGACGGAATTCACTTCCGCCCCCGCCCCGGGCGTGGTGCCGCCGACCTCCCGCTTTCTCGATCTGGTGGAAACCTTCGGCAAACCCCTGGTGGCCGCCGTCACCGGTACCGCCGTGGGCATCGGCGTCACCCTGCAGCTCCACTGCGATCTGGTTTATGTGGCCGAGGATGCCAAGCTTTCCATGCCGTTCACCCGCCTGGGGCTGGTGCCCGAGCTGGCCTCCAGCCTGCTGCTGCCCCAGCGCATCGGCCATGTCCGCGCCGCCAGGCTGCTCCTGCTGGGAGAGACTTACAGCGGCCGAGAGGCGGTGGACTGGGGACTGGCCAATGCCGCCCTGCCGGCGGCGGCGGTGCGGGATGCCGCCCTCGACGCCGCCCGGCGCCTGGCCGCCCTGCCGCCGGGTGCCATTCGTGACACCCGCGCCCTGATGCGCCGCGCCCATGCCGCAGCCATTCACGATGCCCTGGCCGCCGAGGCCGATGTCTTCATGAGCCGCCTCGGCGGCCCGGAGGTGAAGGAGGCCGTGGCGGCCTTTTTCGAGAAGCGGGCCGCGGACTTCTCGCGCTTCTCCTGA
- the glyQ gene encoding glycine--tRNA ligase subunit alpha, translated as MSVKPTFQEVILRLQNYWDQQGCVLLQPYDIEVGAGTFHTATFLRAIGPEPWRAAYVQPSRRPKDGRYGENPNRLQHYYQYQVVLKPNPPNIQDLYLDSLRALGIDTAEHDIRFVEDDWESPTLGAWGLGWEVWLNGMEVTQFTYFQEVGSLPCKPVLGEITYGIERLAMYLQGVENVYDLVWAPGVTYGDVYHQNEVEQSTYNFEHSDVAWLFSQFSKFESEAKRLMGLNLPLPGFEMVMKASHTFNLLDARGAISVTERAAYIGRVRALAREVAQAYYDSRERLGFPMCAQAS; from the coding sequence ATGTCAGTCAAACCCACCTTCCAGGAGGTCATCCTCCGTCTCCAGAATTACTGGGACCAGCAGGGCTGCGTCCTGCTCCAGCCCTACGACATCGAAGTGGGGGCCGGCACCTTCCATACCGCCACCTTCCTCCGCGCCATCGGCCCCGAACCCTGGCGCGCCGCCTACGTGCAGCCCTCGCGCCGGCCCAAGGACGGACGTTACGGCGAGAACCCCAACCGGCTCCAGCACTACTACCAGTATCAGGTGGTGCTGAAGCCGAACCCGCCAAATATCCAGGACCTGTACCTGGACTCCCTGCGTGCCCTGGGTATCGACACCGCCGAGCATGACATCCGCTTCGTCGAGGACGACTGGGAAAGCCCGACCCTGGGAGCCTGGGGCCTGGGCTGGGAAGTGTGGCTGAACGGCATGGAGGTAACCCAGTTCACCTACTTCCAGGAAGTGGGGTCGCTCCCCTGCAAGCCGGTGCTGGGGGAAATCACCTACGGCATCGAGCGCCTGGCCATGTACCTCCAGGGCGTGGAGAACGTCTACGACCTGGTGTGGGCGCCCGGTGTCACCTACGGCGATGTCTATCACCAGAACGAGGTGGAGCAATCCACCTACAACTTCGAACACTCGGACGTGGCCTGGCTGTTCTCCCAGTTTTCCAAATTTGAGTCCGAGGCCAAGCGCCTGATGGGCCTGAACCTGCCCCTGCCCGGCTTCGAAATGGTGATGAAGGCTTCCCACACCTTCAACCTGCTGGATGCCCGAGGCGCCATATCCGTCACCGAACGGGCCGCCTACATCGGCCGCGTCCGAGCCCTGGCCCGGGAAGTGGCCCAGGCCTATTACGATTCACGGGAACGTCTCGGCTTCCCCATGTGCGCCCAAGCTTCATGA
- a CDS encoding aspartate carbamoyltransferase catalytic subunit, with product MNSSNPQLNKHGELQHLLTIEGLPRDVIIGILDAARPLTELAGQEEKKLATLRGKSVFNLFFENSTRTRTTFEIAAKRLSADVINLNINTSSTAKGETLLDTVDNLAAMQADMFVVRHATSGAPHLMARHLAATRQDHIHVVNAGDGRHAHPTQALLDMYTIRHFKREFHNLTVAIVGDILHSRVARSQIHALTTLGVPEIRAIAPKTLLPTGVEKMGVRVCHDMKEGLRGVDVVMMLRLQNERMSGALLPSAQEFFKSYGLTPDKLAQAKPDAIVMHPGPMNRGVEIDSAVADGRQSVILPQVTFGIAVRMAVMGMLAGN from the coding sequence ATGAACTCATCCAATCCCCAACTGAACAAGCATGGCGAGTTGCAGCACCTGCTCACCATCGAGGGCCTGCCCCGGGACGTGATTATCGGCATCCTGGATGCCGCCCGCCCCCTTACCGAACTGGCGGGCCAGGAGGAAAAGAAGCTCGCCACCCTGCGCGGCAAGAGCGTGTTCAATCTGTTCTTCGAGAACTCCACGCGCACCCGCACCACCTTCGAGATCGCCGCCAAGCGTCTGTCGGCGGATGTGATCAACCTCAATATCAACACCTCCTCCACGGCCAAGGGGGAAACCTTGCTGGACACGGTGGACAATCTGGCGGCGATGCAGGCCGACATGTTCGTGGTGCGCCATGCCACCAGCGGCGCCCCTCACCTGATGGCGCGCCATCTGGCGGCCACCCGGCAGGATCACATTCATGTGGTGAACGCCGGCGACGGCCGTCACGCCCATCCCACCCAGGCCCTGCTGGATATGTACACCATCCGCCACTTCAAGCGGGAGTTCCACAACCTGACGGTGGCCATCGTCGGCGACATCCTCCATTCCCGGGTGGCCCGCTCGCAGATCCATGCCCTGACCACCCTGGGCGTGCCGGAGATTCGTGCCATCGCTCCCAAGACCCTCTTGCCCACGGGCGTCGAGAAGATGGGGGTGCGGGTCTGCCACGACATGAAAGAAGGCCTGCGCGGTGTCGATGTGGTGATGATGCTGCGGCTCCAGAACGAACGCATGAGCGGGGCACTGTTGCCCAGCGCCCAGGAATTCTTCAAGTCCTACGGCCTCACTCCGGACAAGCTGGCCCAGGCCAAGCCCGACGCCATCGTGATGCATCCGGGGCCCATGAACCGGGGCGTGGAAATCGATTCGGCAGTGGCCGACGGGAGGCAGTCGGTGATCCTGCCCCAGGTGACATTCGGCATCGCCGTGCGCATGGCGGTGATGGGCATGCTGGCGGGGAACTGA
- a CDS encoding YgjP-like metallopeptidase domain-containing protein yields MKTRNPQFALRLDTAAQDPDERWHEGAVLAYLGSALTLKLATDRKQARLEGQVLHLPLPPEASARQVRDAAEAWLRSEAKRILAATIARQAERQGCPLPILHLSFAARGSWAQSEAKGIRCHWRLIEQAPAVIEQVIARVVATLAHPMTTPDLFSLA; encoded by the coding sequence ATGAAAACGCGTAATCCCCAGTTCGCGCTGCGTCTTGACACCGCAGCCCAGGATCCCGACGAACGCTGGCACGAAGGCGCGGTCCTGGCCTATCTGGGCAGCGCCCTCACCCTGAAGCTGGCCACCGACCGCAAGCAGGCCCGCCTCGAAGGCCAGGTGCTGCACCTGCCCCTGCCGCCGGAGGCCAGCGCGCGCCAAGTGCGCGACGCCGCCGAGGCCTGGCTGCGCAGCGAAGCCAAACGCATCCTGGCGGCGACCATCGCCCGCCAGGCCGAACGCCAGGGCTGTCCCCTGCCGATCCTGCATCTGTCCTTCGCCGCCCGGGGTAGTTGGGCCCAGTCGGAAGCGAAAGGTATCCGTTGTCATTGGCGCCTGATCGAACAGGCGCCGGCAGTCATCGAACAGGTCATTGCACGGGTCGTCGCCACCCTGGCGCACCCCATGACCACCCCCGATCTCTTCAGCCTCGCGTGA
- the glyS gene encoding glycine--tRNA ligase subunit beta, with amino-acid sequence MKQTLLIELLTEELPPKSLARLAQAFYDQVQKSLFEAGFIEAATEGRWFATPRRLALQFADVLTTQPDRVIEKKGPAVTSGVDAAGKPTKALEGFMRSAGVSFEQLEKLNDGKAEYFVARQAKTGEALSVHLAGFVEAALKKLPVAKLMRWGASEIQFVRPVHGLVMLHGSAIVPGSVLGLDSGRATRGHRFMGPGGAIEIGSADDYAPTLLEQGMVVAGFDQRRAMIRKQLDQAAAKRNLTWLKDEALLDEVTALVEHPTVYEAGFEAEFLAVPQECLILTMKANQKYFPLMDAAGKLTNRFLVVSNMAVADPTNIVEGNARVVRPRLADAKFFFETDRKTPLANRVEKLSKVVYHNKLGSQGERVERLVKLSGTIARRLNVDSVQAERAALLAKADLVSDMVGEFPELQGIMGRYYAAHDGEAPAVAEAIEAHYKPRFNGDTLPVGNIAAAVALADKLDALVAFFGIGQIPTGDKDPFGLRRAALGVLRILMESPLPLDLAELINDAAATFPAGLLATSFEVQLLDFMLERLRNLLKDAGHDQRLVEAVLALMPTRIDTVPAKLAAVKAFVALPEAEALAAANKRIVNILKKAEGSAREVDVALLQEAAEKALFAQVTAIGPQVHSQVTNGDYSGALTVLAGLRGAVDNFFDDVMVNAEEPLIRANRLALLHQLAALMNQVADISRL; translated from the coding sequence ATGAAACAGACGCTGCTGATCGAGCTCCTCACCGAGGAACTGCCCCCCAAATCCCTGGCCAGGCTGGCCCAGGCCTTTTACGATCAGGTACAAAAGTCCCTGTTCGAAGCTGGCTTCATCGAGGCCGCCACCGAAGGCCGCTGGTTCGCCACGCCGCGTCGCCTGGCCCTGCAATTCGCCGACGTGTTGACCACCCAGCCCGACCGGGTGATCGAGAAGAAAGGACCCGCCGTGACTTCCGGCGTGGATGCCGCAGGCAAACCCACCAAGGCCCTGGAAGGCTTCATGCGCTCCGCCGGCGTGAGCTTTGAGCAATTGGAAAAACTCAACGACGGCAAGGCCGAATATTTCGTCGCCCGTCAGGCCAAGACCGGCGAAGCGCTCTCCGTCCACCTGGCCGGCTTTGTCGAGGCCGCCCTGAAAAAACTCCCCGTCGCCAAGCTGATGCGCTGGGGTGCCTCGGAAATACAGTTCGTCCGCCCGGTCCATGGCCTGGTGATGCTGCATGGCTCCGCCATCGTTCCCGGCAGCGTGCTGGGGCTGGACAGCGGCCGCGCCACACGGGGCCACCGCTTCATGGGACCAGGGGGCGCCATCGAGATCGGCAGCGCCGATGACTATGCCCCGACCCTGCTGGAGCAGGGCATGGTGGTAGCCGGCTTCGACCAGCGTCGCGCCATGATCCGGAAACAACTGGACCAGGCCGCCGCGAAGCGCAATCTAACCTGGCTCAAGGACGAAGCCCTGCTCGATGAAGTCACCGCCCTGGTGGAGCATCCCACGGTCTACGAGGCCGGCTTCGAGGCCGAATTCCTCGCCGTGCCCCAGGAATGCCTGATCCTGACCATGAAGGCCAACCAGAAATACTTCCCCCTGATGGATGCCGCCGGCAAGCTGACCAATCGCTTCCTGGTGGTGTCCAACATGGCCGTGGCCGACCCGACCAACATCGTCGAGGGCAACGCCCGGGTGGTGCGCCCCCGTCTGGCCGACGCCAAGTTCTTCTTCGAGACCGACCGCAAGACGCCGCTTGCCAACCGGGTCGAGAAGCTGTCCAAAGTGGTCTATCACAACAAGCTGGGCAGCCAGGGGGAGCGGGTAGAGCGCTTGGTGAAGCTCTCCGGCACCATCGCCCGGCGCCTCAATGTGGACAGCGTCCAGGCCGAACGGGCCGCCCTGCTGGCCAAGGCCGATCTGGTCAGCGACATGGTGGGGGAATTTCCCGAGCTGCAAGGCATCATGGGCCGCTATTACGCCGCCCATGATGGCGAAGCTCCCGCCGTGGCCGAGGCCATCGAGGCCCACTACAAACCCCGCTTCAACGGCGACACGCTGCCCGTCGGCAACATCGCCGCCGCGGTGGCCCTGGCCGACAAGCTGGACGCCCTGGTGGCCTTCTTCGGCATCGGCCAGATTCCCACCGGCGACAAGGACCCCTTCGGTCTGCGCCGGGCCGCCCTGGGCGTGCTGCGCATCCTGATGGAGTCGCCCCTGCCCCTGGATCTGGCGGAACTGATCAATGATGCCGCCGCCACCTTTCCCGCCGGACTCCTCGCCACCAGCTTCGAGGTCCAGTTGCTGGACTTCATGCTGGAACGGCTGCGCAACCTGTTGAAGGATGCCGGCCACGATCAGCGCCTGGTGGAGGCAGTGCTGGCCCTGATGCCCACCCGCATCGATACCGTGCCGGCCAAGCTGGCGGCAGTGAAGGCCTTCGTCGCTCTGCCCGAGGCGGAAGCCCTGGCCGCTGCCAACAAACGCATCGTCAACATCCTGAAGAAGGCGGAAGGCTCGGCCCGGGAAGTGGATGTCGCCCTGTTGCAGGAAGCTGCGGAAAAAGCCCTCTTCGCCCAAGTTACGGCCATTGGGCCCCAAGTCCATTCCCAGGTGACCAATGGCGATTACAGCGGCGCCCTGACCGTCCTGGCCGGCCTGAGAGGCGCGGTAGATAACTTCTTCGACGATGTAATGGTGAATGCCGAGGAGCCTCTGATCCGCGCCAACCGACTGGCCCTGCTGCACCAGTTGGCGGCTCTGATGAATCAAGTGGCGGATATTTCCAGACTATGA
- the ruvX gene encoding Holliday junction resolvase RuvX, whose translation MPTSPRWRGTLELADGTVLAFDFGTRRIGVALGESLLGSARPLTTIDAEANEARFAAIDRLIKEWQPTRLVVGLPLSLAGEEHEMSARCRRFARQLEGRFNLPVTLTDERLSSVEAEERLSARGQDWKTRRKTLDAEAAAIILQSYFDAK comes from the coding sequence TTGCCAACCTCTCCGAGGTGGCGGGGCACGCTTGAATTGGCGGACGGCACCGTGCTTGCCTTCGACTTCGGCACCCGGCGCATCGGGGTGGCCCTGGGCGAGTCCCTGCTGGGCAGCGCCCGTCCCCTGACCACCATTGATGCCGAGGCCAATGAGGCCCGCTTCGCCGCCATCGACCGGTTGATCAAGGAATGGCAACCCACCCGGCTGGTGGTGGGTCTGCCCCTGAGTCTGGCGGGCGAGGAACATGAAATGTCCGCCCGCTGCCGCCGCTTCGCCCGGCAACTGGAAGGACGCTTCAATCTGCCCGTGACCCTGACCGACGAGCGTCTTTCCTCCGTCGAGGCGGAGGAGCGACTGAGCGCTCGCGGCCAGGACTGGAAAACCCGCAGGAAAACCCTGGACGCCGAGGCGGCCGCCATCATTTTGCAAAGTTACTTCGACGCCAAATGA
- a CDS encoding SDR family NAD(P)-dependent oxidoreductase: protein MGKLDGKVALITGAGGGIGQGMALAMAKEGADIAVVELNAEAAAKTVELVQTLGRKAVAIPCNVGIRAEVNAAVETAVRELGALDILVNNAHASRPGIPLEKVSEDDMALSMNSGFYATWYMMQAAFPYLSKKGGKVINFGSGAGVVGQSGQTAYAAAKEAIRGMSRVAATEWGRYKINVNVICPAAESPGVRKWKEEMPKHYEAVLKTIPLGRYGDCERDIGRAAVFLASEDSDYITGQTLMVDGGACFVR from the coding sequence ATGGGAAAGCTTGATGGCAAGGTCGCCCTGATCACCGGGGCCGGCGGCGGTATCGGCCAGGGCATGGCCCTGGCGATGGCCAAGGAAGGCGCCGACATCGCGGTGGTGGAACTCAACGCGGAGGCCGCGGCCAAGACGGTGGAACTGGTGCAGACCCTGGGCCGAAAGGCCGTTGCCATTCCGTGCAACGTCGGCATACGTGCCGAGGTGAACGCTGCTGTGGAAACCGCAGTCAGGGAACTCGGGGCGCTGGACATCCTGGTGAATAACGCCCATGCCTCCCGCCCCGGCATTCCGCTGGAAAAGGTTTCTGAGGATGACATGGCCCTATCCATGAACTCCGGCTTCTACGCCACTTGGTACATGATGCAGGCCGCCTTCCCTTATCTATCGAAAAAGGGTGGCAAGGTCATCAACTTTGGTTCAGGTGCCGGCGTTGTCGGTCAGTCCGGTCAGACCGCCTATGCGGCCGCCAAGGAAGCCATCCGGGGCATGAGCCGCGTAGCCGCAACGGAGTGGGGACGCTACAAGATCAACGTTAATGTGATCTGTCCTGCCGCCGAATCCCCCGGGGTTAGGAAGTGGAAAGAGGAAATGCCCAAGCACTATGAGGCCGTGCTGAAGACCATTCCCCTTGGCCGCTATGGCGATTGCGAGCGCGATATTGGTCGTGCTGCCGTGTTCCTGGCTTCGGAAGATTCCGACTACATCACCGGCCAGACCCTGATGGTGGACGGCGGCGCCTGTTTCGTGCGCTGA
- a CDS encoding dihydroorotase: MKLQIKNGRFVDPASKIDRQADLFIADGRVVGVDSEPAGFAESGTVGTIDASGCVVCPGLVDLSARLREPGFEYRATLESEMAAAAAGGVTSLACPPDTDPPLDEPGLVEMLKHRARLPEFAKVYPIGALTEKLGGKHLTEMAELAEAGCVAFGQANIAIVDTQVLLRAMQYAATFDFPVWLSAQDPYLARDGIAHDGEVAARLGLVGIPVAAETIALATILELARVTGARVHVTRISSGAALEMITAARDEGVAVTCDVAVHHLHLCENDIGFFDPHARIDPPLRAQSDRDALRRGLASGAIDALCSDHTPVDDDGKQLPFGEAEPGATGLELLLPLCLKWGREMNLPISTILARITSDPARLLGIEGGNLSPGAPADICIFDPVASLRISRESLKSQGKNTPCLGWELEGRVRYTLVDGQLSYDGSWG; the protein is encoded by the coding sequence ATGAAGTTGCAAATCAAGAACGGCCGTTTCGTGGATCCGGCCAGCAAGATCGACCGCCAGGCCGACTTGTTCATCGCCGATGGCCGGGTGGTGGGCGTGGATAGCGAGCCAGCGGGCTTCGCGGAGAGCGGCACGGTGGGCACCATCGACGCCTCGGGCTGCGTGGTCTGCCCCGGTCTGGTGGATCTCTCGGCACGGCTGCGGGAGCCCGGCTTCGAGTACCGGGCCACCCTGGAGTCGGAAATGGCCGCCGCCGCCGCCGGAGGCGTCACCAGCCTGGCCTGTCCGCCGGATACCGATCCCCCCCTGGACGAGCCGGGGCTGGTGGAAATGCTCAAGCATCGTGCGCGGCTGCCGGAGTTCGCCAAGGTCTATCCCATCGGCGCCCTCACCGAGAAGCTGGGGGGCAAGCACCTGACCGAAATGGCCGAGCTGGCCGAAGCCGGTTGTGTCGCCTTTGGTCAGGCCAACATCGCCATCGTCGATACCCAGGTGCTGCTGCGGGCCATGCAGTACGCCGCCACCTTCGATTTCCCCGTCTGGCTCTCGGCCCAGGACCCCTATCTGGCCCGGGACGGCATCGCCCACGACGGCGAGGTGGCCGCGCGGCTGGGTCTGGTGGGTATCCCGGTGGCGGCCGAGACCATCGCTCTAGCCACCATCCTGGAGCTGGCACGGGTCACCGGCGCCCGGGTCCATGTGACACGGATTTCTTCCGGGGCGGCCTTGGAGATGATTACTGCGGCCCGGGACGAAGGCGTCGCCGTCACCTGCGACGTGGCGGTACATCACCTGCATTTGTGCGAGAACGATATCGGCTTCTTTGATCCCCATGCCCGCATCGATCCGCCCCTGCGGGCCCAGTCGGACCGGGATGCCTTGCGCCGGGGTCTGGCCAGCGGCGCCATTGATGCCCTCTGCTCCGATCACACCCCGGTGGACGACGATGGCAAACAACTGCCCTTCGGCGAGGCCGAACCCGGCGCCACGGGCCTGGAACTGCTGTTGCCCCTGTGTCTGAAGTGGGGACGGGAAATGAACCTACCCATTTCGACCATCCTGGCGCGGATCACTTCCGACCCGGCCCGACTGCTGGGCATCGAGGGAGGAAATCTGTCGCCGGGCGCTCCGGCCGACATCTGCATTTTCGATCCTGTCGCCTCCCTGCGGATCAGCCGCGAGTCCCTCAAGAGCCAGGGCAAGAACACGCCCTGCCTGGGTTGGGAACTCGAAGGCCGAGTGAGGTACACTCTTGTTGACGGACAGCTGTCCTACGATGGCTCGTGGGGCTGA
- a CDS encoding lysophospholipid acyltransferase family protein gives MITALRSTLFLAALALLTPPFTLLLLLCFWLPHRTRLRLVQPWVYTAIWLIEHLLGIRSRVLGRENIPPRSVVVLAKHQSAWETIVLQAVFRDLVFVWKKEIIWLPFFGWALALTPMISIDRNAGKKALRQLLSVGKQRLDDGYSVAIFPEGTRVNPGDRHRYQPGGAFLAHAAAAPVIPVALNSGEVWGKNAFFKKSGTVTVSIGPAIDPAGRRVDEINQQAEAWIEAEMRHISPHLYAHENA, from the coding sequence ATGATCACCGCCCTGCGTTCCACCCTGTTCCTGGCCGCCCTGGCCTTGCTGACCCCACCCTTCACCCTGCTGCTGCTGCTGTGCTTCTGGTTGCCCCACCGCACCCGGCTGCGCCTGGTGCAACCCTGGGTGTACACCGCGATCTGGCTGATCGAGCACCTGCTGGGTATCCGCAGCCGAGTGCTGGGACGGGAGAACATCCCGCCTCGCTCCGTGGTGGTGCTGGCCAAGCATCAGTCGGCCTGGGAGACCATCGTGCTCCAGGCCGTCTTCCGGGATCTGGTCTTTGTCTGGAAGAAGGAAATCATCTGGTTGCCTTTCTTCGGCTGGGCCCTGGCCCTGACACCGATGATCAGCATCGACCGCAACGCCGGCAAGAAAGCCCTGCGCCAACTGTTGTCCGTAGGCAAACAGCGCCTTGATGACGGCTATTCCGTGGCAATTTTCCCGGAAGGCACCCGGGTCAACCCCGGTGACAGGCACCGCTACCAACCGGGAGGCGCCTTTCTGGCCCATGCCGCCGCCGCCCCGGTGATCCCCGTGGCCCTCAATTCGGGGGAGGTCTGGGGCAAGAACGCCTTTTTCAAGAAATCCGGCACCGTCACCGTCAGCATCGGCCCCGCCATCGACCCGGCGGGCCGGCGAGTCGATGAAATCAACCAGCAGGCGGAAGCCTGGATCGAAGCCGAAATGCGCCACATCAGCCCCCATCTCTATGCCCATGAAAACGCGTAA
- a CDS encoding YqgE/AlgH family protein, protein MDIVSLTHHFLIAMPAMADPNFFRTLTYVCEHNADGALGVIVNRPTDMSLATLFERVDIPLDATDIGELPVYFGGPVQTDRGFILHRPPGDWQSSLNIRDELALTSSRDILLSMGATGKPEDVLVTLGYAGWSAGQLEWELAQNAWLTVQADPHVIFGLPPEERLPAAMQLLGVDFANLSEVAGHA, encoded by the coding sequence ATGGATATCGTCAGCCTTACCCACCATTTCCTGATTGCCATGCCAGCCATGGCGGACCCGAACTTTTTTCGCACCCTGACCTACGTCTGCGAACACAACGCCGATGGCGCCCTGGGTGTGATCGTCAATCGCCCCACGGACATGAGCTTGGCTACGCTCTTCGAGCGGGTGGATATTCCGCTGGATGCGACGGACATCGGTGAGTTGCCGGTCTATTTCGGCGGCCCGGTGCAGACCGACCGGGGCTTCATCCTGCATCGTCCGCCGGGAGACTGGCAGTCCTCCCTGAACATTCGGGACGAGCTGGCCCTCACCAGTTCCCGGGACATCCTGTTGTCCATGGGTGCCACCGGCAAACCCGAGGATGTGCTGGTCACCCTGGGTTACGCCGGCTGGTCCGCCGGCCAACTGGAGTGGGAGCTGGCCCAGAATGCCTGGCTCACAGTCCAGGCCGACCCCCATGTGATTTTCGGCTTGCCGCCGGAGGAGCGACTCCCCGCCGCGATGCAACTCCTGGGCGTGGACTTTGCCAACCTCTCCGAGGTGGCGGGGCACGCTTGA
- the gmhB gene encoding D-glycero-beta-D-manno-heptose 1,7-bisphosphate 7-phosphatase, whose protein sequence is MKLVILDRDGVINFDSDQFIKSPDEWVPIPGSPEAIARLNQWGYRVVVATNQSGVGRGLFEMDTLNAIHEKMIRTVHQAGGRIDAIFFCPHTNVDQCDCRKPRAGMLEEIAARYNADLTDVPAVGDSLRDLQAAVSVGAQPMLVLTGKGHKTRLDPALPNNTLVFPDLAAAVAHITTS, encoded by the coding sequence ATGAAACTCGTCATTCTCGATCGCGACGGCGTCATCAATTTCGACTCGGACCAGTTCATCAAGTCTCCAGATGAATGGGTTCCCATTCCCGGCAGCCCCGAGGCCATCGCCCGCCTCAACCAGTGGGGCTATCGGGTGGTGGTGGCCACCAACCAGTCCGGCGTAGGCCGTGGCCTGTTCGAGATGGACACCCTCAACGCCATCCACGAAAAGATGATACGCACCGTGCACCAGGCGGGGGGGCGCATTGACGCCATCTTTTTCTGCCCCCACACCAACGTCGACCAGTGCGACTGCCGCAAACCCAGGGCCGGCATGCTGGAAGAAATCGCGGCCCGCTACAATGCCGACCTCACCGACGTACCGGCAGTGGGTGATTCCCTGCGGGACCTGCAGGCAGCGGTCAGCGTGGGCGCCCAACCCATGCTGGTGCTCACCGGCAAGGGGCACAAGACCCGGCTCGATCCAGCCCTGCCGAACAATACCCTGGTGTTCCCCGACCTGGCCGCCGCTGTCGCCCACATCACCACCTCATGA
- a CDS encoding SDR family NAD(P)-dependent oxidoreductase, with the protein MGKLDGKVALITGAGGGIGQGIALAMAKEGADIAVVELNAEAAAKTVELVQALGCKAIAIPCNVGVRAEVNAAVDATVKSLGGLDILVNNAHASRPGITLEETSDENMALSMNSGFYATWFMMQAAFPHLSKQGGKVINFGSGAGINGMWGQTAYAAAKEAIRGMSRVAATEWGRYKINVNVICPAAESPGVKKWKEELPDQYKASLARIPLGRYGDCERDIGRAAVFLASEDSDYITGQTLMVDGGGTFVR; encoded by the coding sequence ATGGGAAAGCTTGACGGCAAAGTCGCCCTGATCACGGGCGCAGGTGGTGGCATCGGCCAGGGCATCGCCCTGGCCATGGCCAAGGAAGGCGCTGATATCGCGGTGGTGGAACTCAACGCGGAGGCCGCGGCCAAGACCGTGGAACTGGTGCAGGCCCTGGGCTGCAAGGCCATTGCCATCCCCTGCAATGTCGGCGTCCGCGCCGAAGTGAATGCCGCCGTGGACGCCACGGTGAAGAGCCTAGGGGGCCTGGACATCCTGGTGAACAATGCCCATGCTTCCCGCCCCGGCATCACGCTGGAAGAGACTTCCGACGAAAACATGGCCCTGTCGATGAACTCCGGCTTCTACGCCACCTGGTTCATGATGCAGGCGGCCTTTCCCCATCTCTCGAAGCAGGGCGGCAAGGTCATCAACTTTGGCTCTGGCGCCGGCATCAACGGCATGTGGGGCCAGACCGCCTATGCCGCCGCCAAGGAAGCCATCCGCGGCATGAGCCGGGTGGCCGCCACCGAATGGGGGCGCTACAAGATTAATGTCAATGTGATCTGTCCTGCCGCCGAGTCCCCCGGTGTCAAGAAGTGGAAGGAAGAGCTGCCCGACCAGTACAAAGCCTCCCTGGCCCGCATCCCTCTTGGCCGTTACGGCGACTGCGAACGGGATATCGGCCGTGCGGCGGTCTTCCTGGCCTCCGAGGATTCCGACTACATCACCGGCCAGACCCTGATGGTGGACGGCGGTGGTACCTTCGTTCGCTAA